GCGATAATAATGATTTGATATCTGAAGTATTCAAGTCAAAAACTGTGCTAATAGGCTCTCCTACTGTTGGAAATAGTGTGCTTCATCCAGTGGCTGGCTTTATTCACTTCATGAAGGAGCTAAAATTCAAAAATAAAAAAGCAAGTGGCTTTGGTTGCTATGGCTGGAGTGGAGAAGGAACTAAGGTTATAAACGATATGCTTAAAAATGCTGGTTTTGAAATCATAGGCGAAGGCTTCAAGCACCAGTGGAATCCTGATGAAGAAGCTAAGCAAAAAGCTGTTGATTTTGGTAAAGAAATAGCTAAAGCATAAATGAAATATTGAAAAAATATAAACCACATTCTCAATGAACTAAACTTAAAAAAAGGAAAAGTCTAGACCTTCGTAGTCAAAGCTTTTCCTTTTTTATTCTATAATATTTCTATAAGTGGCATTGTTAATGAAATAAAACTTCTTATTTATTAAGTAATTCAATAATTTTCGCAGCGCACTTAGTTGTAAACTTTTCTAAGAAAGTTTCATTAAAAAGTTTTAAATAAGCATCGTTTGCTGCTTTGAAGTTTGGGCATAGTTCATCATTGCCATCTGGTACATATTCCCAGTATGCCCACCAATCGTCAATATGTGTTTTTACTCCAAGGATTTGTTCTATTTCATCTTGCGTCAATGCTTGCTTTACAGATTTTCCATCAACTGGGCAACAGTATCCAATAAATATCCGATTATCAATTTCTATTCTAACCCAGATATCTATATTTGGCTTAACCTTTGATTTATACTCATAGCTGATTCCAGGATATGTTGAATATTTATATTTATAGAAATCATTGCAATTTTTATAATCATCAGAAGCATAATCATATTCATTTTCCAACTTAATTCTGCCAACCTTGCTTTCAATTTTGGCAAATAATTGCTTCATCAATTTCACTCTAGCTTGATTAACACAATTCTGAATGTCTAAAGCACTTTTCATGTTCTCAGGTGATTTCATAAGTATATCTACTATTTCCATTTCTTTTTCATCCTCCATCTGATTCGTAAATTTTCGAATAGTCATCATAAATTGAAACAAAACTTCCCGAATTGGAGCTATTTTTATCGTCTCAGATTGAGAAGCACAGCTCTCCAGCCAATTTATGATATCTTCAGAAAATGAAATACAAGAAATTTCTAAATATCCATTACCTTGCTTAGTCAAACCATTGGCACTGTAGTCACTTGGAAAATCGCCAAATCTCGTCAAATAATAAACCTTAGAATTCTTGGCTGTTTTGGCATAGTCAAAGCATTGATTTGCTTGTTCTCCTGCATAGATTTTGACCTCAATAGGAATAAAATGATTTATAGTCGAAATAGCTATATCAATACGTCTATTATTATCTATTCTGTATTCCCTAAATACTTTTGCACTCTCTAGCTCTTCTTCTGACATATCCATCTTAAGAACATCCTTAATGAATCTCTTCAAATACTTATTTCCTTGAAAATGAGTCCCTTCTGGAGAAAGAATTTCATGCAATACTCTGCAAACTATAACCTCATCAGACCAAATGTCTGTAATCTCAAATATATTAAAGTATCCACCAGTTTTTTGGTTGATCAGCTCAAATTTTTTAGACACTAATGATAATTCTTGCAATAATAATTCTACATTCATTTCATAATCTCCTTATTTGAGTGTAATTATCTAGCATCCCCAGCTATAAACTGTATTTCCAGCCTTTGTCGTTATGATATATCATCATATGTGACATTCCGCCATCTATGGTAATATTTTCTCCAGTTATAAAACCTGCCTTGTCACTTAGCAAAAACATTATCATATTTGCTATATCCATGGAATTTCCTACTCTCCCTGCTGGGTGCTGCACATTATCCAGAACTGAATGCTCAGCATCTTGAGTTTCTATCCAGCCGGGACTTATAGAGTTTACTCTTACTTTTCCAGAAAGACTTACAGCAAGTGCATGAGTAAGAGCCGATATAGCCCCTTTTGCGGCAGAATAGGATTCTGTGTTAGCTTGGCTCATTATAGCTCTAGTAGATGAAATATTTATAATGCTTCCACCTTGATTAAAGCTATCCTTGAATAGCTTTGTAAGCATAAATGCAGAGCTTACTCCTACTTTTAGTGCATAGTTAAAATCTTCATAAGAGTAATCGTCTAGTCCTCCCATTGGTGGCGCTGCATTGTTGATTAAAAAGTCTATATTTCCATATTCAGCTTTTACTTTATCTGCAAAAGAAATCAAGGCTTTTTCATCAGCTATATCACCAACAAAATATTCATTATCCTTAATATCTATAATACAAACCTTGGCATTACTTTTTCTTAATTCATCACAGATGACTTTTCCTATACCACTTGCTCCTCCTGTTACTACTGCAACCTTATCTGTAAACATAAGCATCCTCCTTATTAATCCATATTTTAGTTATGCTCTATTTTTATAGTACTTCCACAGATGCCTGATTTTGCTGGAGTAACTATAAGCTTAACTGGAACTCTTTGCTTTACAGATTCCACATGAGAAATTAATCCTATCTTGAGCTTGTCATTGTGAATTTTTTCAAGTGAGCTCATCAGCACTTCAAGTAAATTATCATCTAGAGTCCCAAAGCCCTCATCTAGGAAAAATAATTCTAAAGGAGCTGTCCCTTTTAGCTGAATCTCTGCTGATAGAGAAAGTGCAAGTGCAAGAGATGCTAGGAAGGTCTCTCCACCAGAAAGAGTCGAGGTATCTCTTAGCACACCTCCATTTTTATTGTCTCTTATTAAGAAAATACCATCGTCATCAGTTTCTAAGCTATAGCCTCCCCCAGTGATATCAAGCAGTCTTTTCGAGGCTTCTCTTGAAACATATTTGAGTCTTTCTGTAGCTACGAACTCAACAAACCTATTTCCTTTAAATAGAGTTTCTAATTCCTTTAATATAGCTTGCTTTTTTTCAATCCTATTTTTCTTCTCCAAAATTTCTTTTATCGACTCAAGCTTAAGCTTTAGCTCATCTAATTTCTTGCTTTCCAAAATCAAGCTTTTGTTTAAATCAGAAAGAGCTATTTGCTTTTCTTTTGCTTCAATTTCAAGCATTTTAAATTCCTCTTCATCTACACCTCTGCTAGCAAGCTTAGAGTCTAGGGTCTGGATAATAGAGCTTAGATTAGACAGTTTATTTTCATAGGCTTTGATTTCTTTTTCAATAGCATCAAGCTCTATTTGATCTTTGAAATTCAACTTAACAGCTTCAATATCCCCAAAGCCTAGCTCAGCAAGTCTAATATGAAGATTCTTATCTATATCTTTAATTCTTAAATCAAGTCCGATAAGCTTTTGGTTTTCTTTGATGAATTCTTCGTTTAAAGAACTATATTCGTTTTCAGCTTCTGTTTTTAACTTGCTTTGCTCTTTGTAGTTTGATTGAACATCAGTTATTTTAGACTCTGTATCTTTTAAAAATCCTGCTACTGAATCTAGCTCACCCACCTTAGAGATTAAAGATGATTTTTGTTCATTGTAACTAGACTCCCAGCTGTCTTTTCTTGTAGATACAGTAGATAAATCGTTACTCGATAGATTTATTTCTTTTTCTATATCTTTTAATAAGTTCTCTGTCATACTGCAAAGCTTATTTTTTTCTGTTAAGTCTTTTTCATAGGCTTCTCTTTTGCTTTCCATCTCAATTATTTTCTTATATTCAAGCTCAAAATCCTCAACTTTTAAATCCTCTTTTAGCATTGATAGATTATCTTGACTTAATTTTAATGACTCAGAAAGCTCAGCCATATCTTTTTCTAAAATTTCTAATCTTCTACTACTCGCTTCAAGTTTTGATGTGATTGAAGCGTTTTTATTTTCATAGCTAGAAATTTCTTTTAAGCAAGCTTTTTCATTTATCTCTAGCTCTTGTTTCTTCTTTTCAAAATCTTTAATCCTAGTATCTAAAGCTTCATATTCTAATTTGATATCGCTAGGAGAAGCTGCAAGTAAGCTTTTATCTATGTCAGCTATTTCTGAGGTATCCTCTTCAATCTGCTTGCTTAATATAGCAAGCTCTGTATCTAGCTTATTAATTTTTTCATCATAATTTGTTACTAATTTTGTAGCTTCTTCTATCTTTGATTCATAAATTGCTAAATCATCAGAATAAGACTCTAGATTATTAGCTTCATCATGAAGATATGGATGCTCTACTGCCCCACAAACTGGACAGTTTTCCCCATGACTTAAACTTTTTCTTAGCTCTAGAGCTAGATTTTCTATTTTGGCCTTTTCTAGCTTTTTACTCTCTTCTTCTAAAATAAATTTTTGCTCAGCTCTTGCTTTATTTAGCTCCTGCACTTGATTTATTAGCAGATTAGCCTTATGATTTGCTTCCTCTATGCGTCGACTTTTTTCTTCATTTAATTTCCATGCCTGAGATACTAAATTAAATCTTTCATTTAGTTTGATTAAATCATCCCTGTTACCTAGAGGCATTTCATTTAATACAAGCATTTCTTTCTGAATAAGGAGGTCTTTGGCTTTTAATTCTTTTAGCTTAGAATTTATAGCTTCTACTTCCTTATTATCTGCTTCGCACTCTTTAGATATATTAGCTTTTTCTATTTCAAGCTTAGTCTTTCTCTCCGCTTCCTTAGTTATATCTTTGCTCAGCTGATATCCTGTCTCCACTTTAGACCTAAACAAAGCACTTACTTTTAGCTCAGCAATCACAGAAGTTATCTCTTCAATATCCTTTTTTAAACTCTCTAGCTCTTTGTGCTTATATTCTTTATCCATATTTAGTTTGTTTAGCTTTTTATTAAACTCTATTTCCTGAGCCTTGCACTCATCAATTTTTAGCTTTAGAGTATCTAACTCCTTTACTTTTTCTAACGCCTCTATATATTTCACTTTTCTTGCTAAAAGATTTGGAAGCTCGGTTTCATAGGCTTGTTTTGCCATATTATATTTAGCTTCAATCTCAGTTTTTTTCTCAGCGCAGTCTTTTCTTTTTAATTCAATTTCAAACAATTTGTTATTACTGCTTTCAAATTCTAATTTAGTTTTTTCAAAATCAGCTATCATATCCTTTAGCTGATTTGCATTTTTAAAAATTGATAAAGACCTAGCTTTATTTTCTATTTCAGGCTTTTTAGCTAGAGCTTCATCAAGCTGACTTACATAGGTTTTCTTTTCATTTTGTAGCTTAAATACTTCAGTTTGCTTATTAAGCTTTTCTAATATTAGCTCAGCTTCTCTACTTGCTCGCTTATATTCTTCTTTTTTTGATTTAACTAAAATCTCTTGGTTTTGTAAATCATCAGGCTCTACAGCGCCTATACCAGAAAGCTCTCCTTCTAGCCTAGTCAATTTACTTTTTTCTATATCCATACTATTACTTAGCTTTTTTCTCAGCTCATCCCCATATTCATACAGGTTAAAAAGCCTTTCTAGCATATTCCTTCTATCTGCTCCATCTAGCTTTAGAAACTCGCTAAATTTACCTTGAGGAAGAACCACAGTTCTTAGAAAATCATCTTTTTTTAGGCCTATTATAGCCTCGCATTTTTTCGTTATTGCTGTTACACTTTCTTCTAAAATCTCAGGCTCATCGTAGGTTACATCTACTAGCTTACACTTATCACTTCTAAGACTTCCTGATTTTTTATCTCTTCTAAACTCTCTGCTGACTCTATATTTTCTATTTTCTGCCCCCGAAATTTGAAACTCAAATTCCACATAGGCTCTATCGCTATTTAGATTGATAAAATTTACTTTACCCCTTGGAATATCTCCATATAAAGCTAGGCAAATTCCATCTAGTATAGTTGATTTTCCACTTCCTGTAGGACCAAAAATACCAAAAAAACCATTTTGAGTAAGCTTCAAAAAATCTATATGTTGCTCTTCTTCAAAGCTATTTAGCCCTTTGATAGATAAACTAATTGGCTTCATTGTCATAGTCCTCCCCGTAGTAAAGTTTATATATCGTCTCCTTGGTTTCCTCTGATGGCTCTACTTTATTTTGTTTTATATAAAATGCTTGAAATAGCTCTTCAAACGACTGGGTTCTATGGTCATTTATCATTTCTTCTCTTTTTATATCTTCAGATGTAATAGGTCTGATGCTTAGAATATCTTTTTTAAGTAGCTTTAATTCCTTTATCTGATCTTCCCTGATATATTCATCCGTTTTGATTTCTAAATAAACCCAACTAGATTCATCCTTTTTCGCTTCACACATTTCAAGAGCCTCTGCGTAATTTTCACATTTCCACACCTCTATAGGCTTGTATACAGGTAGAGCAATTCTCTCAATTACAGCATCTCTACCTGCCACTACATCAATTCGCTCCACACTTTTAGTAAAATTAATCTCAGTCTTGTTATAGTGGATAGGCGAACCAGAATATCTCGCCTTGCCACCAGTTCCATGAACTATCTGAGGCTTATGAACATGACCTAGTGCAATGTATTGAGCTTTCTTCGGGAAGATACTGCTATTTATAAGGTAGCTCCCTCCTAGCTGAATACTTCTCTCTGAGCCACTTTCCTCACTTCCCATAACAAAAATATGAGACACAAGCAGATTTATAGTATTATCTCTATAATGCTTTTCAAGTTCAGTGAATAACTGTATCATCCTAGCTTCATAGCTTTCTAGCTTTTCTTCATCCTCATCTGTTCCTAGATAAAGAACTTCATTGAGTCTTTTCTCGCTAGGAAAAGCAATAGCAGCTATTACAGCTTTTTCCTCTCCTATCATAACTTCAACTATTCCAGGCTCAGACTTTATCACTTCATGTCTCCCATAAGTGCCTATAGGTACTGTTGATTTTGGAGTTCCTAGCATGATAATTCCATGTGGCTGGGCTAGCGGCCATGCCGCTACTAATCTATCTGGGCTATCGTGATTGCCAGCTATAACGAGTATCAATCTTTCCCCATCTTTAGATAATCTCTTAAGAGTATTATAAAAAAGAACCTCTGCTTTTGCTGATGGAGTAAAGCTA
This region of Acetoanaerobium noterae genomic DNA includes:
- a CDS encoding PDDEXK-like family protein, encoding MNVELLLQELSLVSKKFELINQKTGGYFNIFEITDIWSDEVIVCRVLHEILSPEGTHFQGNKYLKRFIKDVLKMDMSEEELESAKVFREYRIDNNRRIDIAISTINHFIPIEVKIYAGEQANQCFDYAKTAKNSKVYYLTRFGDFPSDYSANGLTKQGNGYLEISCISFSEDIINWLESCASQSETIKIAPIREVLFQFMMTIRKFTNQMEDEKEMEIVDILMKSPENMKSALDIQNCVNQARVKLMKQLFAKIESKVGRIKLENEYDYASDDYKNCNDFYKYKYSTYPGISYEYKSKVKPNIDIWVRIEIDNRIFIGYCCPVDGKSVKQALTQDEIEQILGVKTHIDDWWAYWEYVPDGNDELCPNFKAANDAYLKLFNETFLEKFTTKCAAKIIELLNK
- a CDS encoding SDR family oxidoreductase, encoding MFTDKVAVVTGGASGIGKVICDELRKSNAKVCIIDIKDNEYFVGDIADEKALISFADKVKAEYGNIDFLINNAAPPMGGLDDYSYEDFNYALKVGVSSAFMLTKLFKDSFNQGGSIINISSTRAIMSQANTESYSAAKGAISALTHALAVSLSGKVRVNSISPGWIETQDAEHSVLDNVQHPAGRVGNSMDIANMIMFLLSDKAGFITGENITIDGGMSHMMIYHNDKGWKYSL
- a CDS encoding AAA family ATPase encodes the protein MKPISLSIKGLNSFEEEQHIDFLKLTQNGFFGIFGPTGSGKSTILDGICLALYGDIPRGKVNFINLNSDRAYVEFEFQISGAENRKYRVSREFRRDKKSGSLRSDKCKLVDVTYDEPEILEESVTAITKKCEAIIGLKKDDFLRTVVLPQGKFSEFLKLDGADRRNMLERLFNLYEYGDELRKKLSNSMDIEKSKLTRLEGELSGIGAVEPDDLQNQEILVKSKKEEYKRASREAELILEKLNKQTEVFKLQNEKKTYVSQLDEALAKKPEIENKARSLSIFKNANQLKDMIADFEKTKLEFESSNNKLFEIELKRKDCAEKKTEIEAKYNMAKQAYETELPNLLARKVKYIEALEKVKELDTLKLKIDECKAQEIEFNKKLNKLNMDKEYKHKELESLKKDIEEITSVIAELKVSALFRSKVETGYQLSKDITKEAERKTKLEIEKANISKECEADNKEVEAINSKLKELKAKDLLIQKEMLVLNEMPLGNRDDLIKLNERFNLVSQAWKLNEEKSRRIEEANHKANLLINQVQELNKARAEQKFILEEESKKLEKAKIENLALELRKSLSHGENCPVCGAVEHPYLHDEANNLESYSDDLAIYESKIEEATKLVTNYDEKINKLDTELAILSKQIEEDTSEIADIDKSLLAASPSDIKLEYEALDTRIKDFEKKKQELEINEKACLKEISSYENKNASITSKLEASSRRLEILEKDMAELSESLKLSQDNLSMLKEDLKVEDFELEYKKIIEMESKREAYEKDLTEKNKLCSMTENLLKDIEKEINLSSNDLSTVSTRKDSWESSYNEQKSSLISKVGELDSVAGFLKDTESKITDVQSNYKEQSKLKTEAENEYSSLNEEFIKENQKLIGLDLRIKDIDKNLHIRLAELGFGDIEAVKLNFKDQIELDAIEKEIKAYENKLSNLSSIIQTLDSKLASRGVDEEEFKMLEIEAKEKQIALSDLNKSLILESKKLDELKLKLESIKEILEKKNRIEKKQAILKELETLFKGNRFVEFVATERLKYVSREASKRLLDITGGGYSLETDDDGIFLIRDNKNGGVLRDTSTLSGGETFLASLALALSLSAEIQLKGTAPLELFFLDEGFGTLDDNLLEVLMSSLEKIHNDKLKIGLISHVESVKQRVPVKLIVTPAKSGICGSTIKIEHN
- a CDS encoding exonuclease SbcCD subunit D, coding for MRIIHTGDWHLGKNLEGMSRLEEQAEFLEDFITIVEDNRADLVIIAGDVYDSFTPSAKAEVLFYNTLKRLSKDGERLILVIAGNHDSPDRLVAAWPLAQPHGIIMLGTPKSTVPIGTYGRHEVIKSEPGIVEVMIGEEKAVIAAIAFPSEKRLNEVLYLGTDEDEEKLESYEARMIQLFTELEKHYRDNTINLLVSHIFVMGSEESGSERSIQLGGSYLINSSIFPKKAQYIALGHVHKPQIVHGTGGKARYSGSPIHYNKTEINFTKSVERIDVVAGRDAVIERIALPVYKPIEVWKCENYAEALEMCEAKKDESSWVYLEIKTDEYIREDQIKELKLLKKDILSIRPITSEDIKREEMINDHRTQSFEELFQAFYIKQNKVEPSEETKETIYKLYYGEDYDNEAN